In Sorghum bicolor cultivar BTx623 chromosome 8, Sorghum_bicolor_NCBIv3, whole genome shotgun sequence, one genomic interval encodes:
- the LOC8070375 gene encoding uncharacterized protein LOC8070375 isoform X2: MASDDGDKDVLLLVHQAPLDMEEGPAPRLAHLLPPLHRAPPPPPPPPFRSPPPPQAAASAEHRLSFRGWLGIPRHWEDWVAKLRPLHARLWRHLGIHDAVLASTLRFKRDASAVLHLASFWCPATATFAFPWGEATVTLQDVAALAGCPAVGAPAPAPLPPQWRPDEAALNGVRLGFNRSACKKAHHSAWVKHFLTADDNADPVFEHAAFLALWLTRFVLPGHPESTMRQAVFPIAVRLARGERVALAPAVLASIYRDLREIKAFLGAAGAAATAGDADMLSSLSVYSPLHILQLWMWERFPALRPTKVNPLMAGDPLAARWHDLSRKLNPAQIRNALNAGYNFVWQPYVSSMEHTGWVHSSDLAGNDELTSLAHFLHPCELVGMDCIEQYLPHRVARQFGLDQDVPGDVRRASQDWVFAWQTYQLEGKNVAFFIPHSEPGITARYAQWWREQLLPSHIDAAAASAPVEWKPSKRKVKKTPAAMEAEAEKERRMKKARVSPTTDKKRKLEELYDTKLSDWLPTARNEISDTTSDMGSEEALLPNVGTTNDDIVLLTPRKQTTTAPVTALMDNDMTLALGERGNFMVDEPPDIPSEPEAGVPATLEEEIVKIPVVTSLDIPDKPEEGATAVMEEQKEATSVSDRSVEVSAPVIEEVEEKVAIEGAICVTGMNPSGNNTTFVMEADERNTVPKEFGRAAEEATEAVPQSQHEVDAGVMNNSHDAVALPEEAAPVQSTDDSAGCPVVSHIMEDSNVAGDSGKNDYESTSCDFVKEQKEIPCVEEIAGENSRMGEKEREETSHESPQLEIVECVQDIVLVETECDVEQKIVHPAVEDVATSNSMSPALLGVPEPENAELNKHSYLANKDAEDIPIEVAQGEEAELGQISTSAKGGAEEHEEFSEVDHMGIADAQLHLHLDSEVPEKIDEVELKEVDGTMRLTRRDSDKKLGDVPEVGYAENENIRGLVVNTSDRKPSEVSQAEPAKMEDSKDFTEEDTDKSENVPGLECTGLVETHGDLMKEGTNNKFENVPELENTGLGGTHGPIEDTDGRFKEIHDVNSELEKCNVHESDIDRSEDTMQIDPLTQDEARWLAKEETEDNTTEVQEVKSEHLRNEAPIQEDTKEKSCADSMDLSENVVDRSKEVDKLKQLEEEGCQVLMEKDMENTSDAFVLEQTEDGHRKSLIETSINNHNEITLVEQLDGQSERLTRTGTEEIHGETIKAQEKEFYKDVAEDSNDSTNDKDVIEDSNNSINAEVPCSSATVQLKEDKMEVIHEGKIEEPCVQDVELINQREPSSDATAMEFEAVALEQDSRIIRKNMEATTVEGSHMLDSGLNSELDNVDETHAAREIKNQEILDVDTQVAMDEKQDLQAVTGNDKMNISEDTGRSVCGEYQINSTGTEDVKSIKGLQNQESLDQKEQLAREERLNLGTTTENNRMNILEDADVLVCGQYQNGPTHTKVKPTKEIQNQELLNDKEDQVMDGRVECEVTDGSGVSYEEACKLGGDGVNTSGVAVDVSDPVLNKEGCNTEELQAREDKQHHGVGHTNEKRILEDTSMIDTGELKSDSTVMEVSMAGLREGTLNQCAASLEKEEAVQEKHDQGVVDENTNGGSADIDALECEGVNPDVAMKMFHETILTTEAVNVAGSKISSENRQKEATFEEPSITEVEGSESNESARKEPEGALPQEPGNLVKIKQESLENGTEMSIFSENDKASEKHQTSAEFIIAPSSMDEQGDNDIGWPDESAKGCEKLTSDSINTVRSIKFGKPSSEEVKRTQSTRSMYLKDIKESLGRIRAEPSNRVHTTSVGYHSRHTVQDPISSCKEIKVPLRDSARDFGRDRALELVATSPQEETPRWRQEQYALQILEDVQNSRLAEKSRMEMEVRVLKAQISSMERQVMNLDHISDVKSRSSLNQQMLHLHKPSF; encoded by the exons atgGCCTCCGACGACGGCGACAAGGACGTCCTCCTCCTGGTCCACCAGGCTCCCCTCGACATGGAGGAGGGGCCAGCGCCCCGCCTGGCGCACCTCCTCCCCCCTCTCCACCGCGCGCCTCCCCCGCCCCCGCCTCCCCCCTTCCGCTCGCCGCCCCCGCCGCAGGCCGCAGCTTCCGCCGAGCACCGCCTCTCCTTCCGCGGCTGGCTCGGCATCCCCCGCCACTGGGAAGACTGGGTCGCCAAGCTCCGCCCACTCCACGCCCGCCTCTGGCGCCACCTCGGCATCCACGACGCCGTCCTCGCGTCCACCCTCCGCTTCAAGCGCGACGCCTCCGCCGTCCTCCACCTCGCCTCCTTCTGGTGCCCCGCCACCGCCACCTTCGCCTTCCCTTGGGGTGAGGCCACCGTCACACTCCAGGACGTCGCCGCCCTCGCCGGCTGCCCCGCCGTCGGCGCCCCGGCGCCGGCCCCGCTCCCGCCCCAGTGGCGCCCCGACGAGGCCGCGCTCAATGGCGTCCGCCTCGGCTTCAACCGCAGCGCCTGCAAGAAGGCGCACCACTCCGCCTGGGTCAAGCACTTCCTCACCGCCGACGACAACGCCGACCCCGTCTTCGAGCACGCCGCCTTCCTCGCGCTCTGGCTCACGCGCTTCGTCCTCCCGGGCCACCCGGAGTCCACCATGCGCCAGGCCGTTTTCCCCATCGCCGTCCGCCTCGCGCGCGGGGAACGCGTCGCCCTCGCCCCCGCCGTCCTCGCCTCCATCTACCGGGACCTCCGCGAGATCAAGGCCTTCCTCGGCGCCGCGGGCGCTGCCGCCACTGCAGGCGACGCCGATATGCTCTCCTCCTTATCCGTCTACTCGCCCCTCCACATTCTTCAGCTTTGGATGTGGGAGCGCTTCCCTGCCCTTAGGCCAACAAAGGTGAACCCACTCATGGCGGGCGATCCGCTTGCCGCTCGGTGGCATGATCTGAGCAGGAAGCTGAACCCGGCGCAGATTCGTAATGCCCTCAACGCAGGATACAACTTTGTGTGGCAGCCTTATGTCAGCTCCATGGAGCACACTGGGTGGGTTCACAGCAGTGATCTAGCCGGGAATGATGAACTGACATCGCTCGCACATTTCTTGCACCCCTGTGAGCTCGTGGGGATGGATTGCATTGAGCAGTACCTCCCGCACCGCGTCGCCAGACAGTTTGGACTGGACCAAGATGTGCCTGGGGATGTTCGCCGTGCCAGCCAGGATTGGGTGTTTGCTTGGCAGACCTACCAGCTGGAGGGTAAGAATGTGGCTTTTTTCATCCCTCACTCTGAACCTGGGATCACAGCACGGTATGCACAATGGTGGAGGGAGCAACTTCTGCCTTCTCACATTGATGCTGCTGCAGCAAGTGCTCCAGTAGAGTGGAAGCCTTCCAAGCGCAAGGTGAAAAAGACACCAGCGGCCATGGAAGCTGAGGCTGAGAAGGAGCGGAGGATGAAGAAGGCCCGTGTCTCTCCTACCACTGACAAAAAGCGCAAACTTGAAGAGTTGTATGATACTAAGTTGTCGGATTGGCTTCCAACTGCGAGGAATGAGATTAGTGACACCACTAGTGACATGGGATCGGAGGAGGCCTTGTTGCCTAATGTTGGAACGACCAATGATGATATTGTGCTACTTACGCCAAGGAAGCAGACAACAACTGCACCTGTAACAGCATTGATGGATAATGACATGACCCTGGCTCTAGGAGAGAGAGGAAACTTCATGGTTGATGAGCCTCCAGACATCCCAAGTGAACCTGAAGCTGGTGTCCCTGCAACGCTGGAGGAGGAAATAGTTAAAATTCCTGTGGTTACATCTCTTGATATCCCAGATAAGCCAGAAGAAGGAGCCACTGCAGTAATGGAGGAGCAGAAGGAAGCTACTAGTGTATCTGATAGATCTGTAGAAGTTAGTGCTCCGGTCATAGAAGAAGTAGAAGAAAAGGTTGCAATAGAGGGAGCTATTTGTGTTACAGGGATGAATCCATCAGGAAACAACACAACATTTGTAATGGAGGCAGATGAAAGAAATACAGTTCCAAAGGAATTTGGAAGGGCTGCCGAGGAAGCAACTGAAGCTGTGCCACAGAGCCAGCATGAAGTTGATGCAGGTGTTATGAACAATTCTCATGATGCGGTGGCTTTACCTGAGGAGGCCGCTCCAGTTCAGTCTACAGATGATTCTGCTGGATGTCCTGTGGTATCTCACATAATGGAAGATAGTAATGTTGCTGGCGACTCGGGCAAAAATGATTATGAAAGTACATCTTGTGATTTTGTTAAGGAACAGAAGGAGATTCCTTGTGTAGAAGAGATTGCTGGAGAAAACAGTCGAATGggtgagaaagagagagaggaaacCTCCCATGAATCTCCTCAACTAGAGATAGTAGAATGTGTGCAAGACATCGTTCTTGTGGAAACAGAATGTGATGTTGAGCAAAAGATAGTTCATCCAGCAGTGGAGGATGTAGCAACTTCCAATAGTATGAGTCCAGCTCTCCTGGGTGTTCCTGAACCAGAAAATGCAGAACTCAATAAACATTCTTATCTAGCAAATAAAGATGCAGAAGATATACCCATTGAAGTTGCACAAGGAGAAGAAGCAGAACTGGGACAAATTAGTACTTCAGCAAAGGGAGGTGCCGAGGAGCATGAGGAATTTTCTGAAGTCGATCACATGGGCATAGCAGATGCTCAGTTGCATTTACACTTAGATTCTGAGGTGCCTGAGAAAATTGATGAAGTAGAGCTTAAAGAAGTCGATGGTACTATGAGACTAACTAGGAGAGATTCTGATAAGAAGCTTGGAGATGTCCCTGAAGTTGGGTACGCAGAAAATGAAAACATCAGGGGGCTGGTAGTGAATACAAGTGATAGGAAACCTTCAGAAGTCTCCCAAGCCGAGCCTGCAAAAATGGAAGATTCTAAGGATTTCACGGAAGAGGATACAGACAAATCTGAAAATGTTCCTGGATTAGAATGTACAGGATTGGTGGAAACTCATGGAGATTTGATGAAAGAGGGTACAAATAATAAGTTTGAGAATGTTCCTGAATTAGAAAATACAGGATTGGGAGGAACTCATGGGCCAATAGAGGATACTGATGGTAGATTCAAGGAAATTCATGATGTCAATTCAGAACTGGAAAAATGCAATGTGCATGAGAGTGATATTGATAGATCTGAGGACACAATGCAAATAGATCCACTAACACAGGATGAAGCTAGGTGGCTGGCGAAGGAAGAAACTGAAGATAATACTACAGAAGTTCAAGAAGTAAAGTCTGAACATTTAAGAAATGAGGCACCGATTCAGGAGGATACCAAGGAAAAGTCCTGTGCTGATAGCATGGATCTATCAGAGAATGTTGTAGATCGCTCCAAAGAGGTTGATAAATTGAAACAATTAGAAGAAGAGGGTTGCCAGGTGTTAATGGAGAAAGACATGGAGAATACTAGTGATGCTTTTGTACTAGAACAGACAGAAGATGGACACAGAAAATCATTGATAGAGACAAGTATAAATAACCATAATGAAATTACTCTAGTCGAGCAGTTGGACGGACAAAGCGAGAGACTTACAAGGACAGGTACTGAGGAAATTCATGGAGAAACCATTAAAGCACAAGAAAAGGAGTTTTATAAGGATGTGGCAGAAGATTCAAATGACTCAACCAATGATAAGGATGTCATAGAAGATTCAAATAATTCAATCAATGCTGAGGTGCCATGTAGTTCAGCTACTGTACAGTTAAAAGAAGATAAGATGGAAGTTATTCATGAAGGCAAGATTGAGGAGCCATGTGTTCAGGATGTTGAACTGATTAATCAGAGGGAACCATCATCTGATGCAACTGCTATGGAGTTTGAG GCAGTGGCTCTGGAACAGGACAGCAGAATCATACGCAAGAACATGGAGGCAACAACAGTGGAAGGCAGCCACATGCTGGATAGTGGACTAAATTCTGAGCTAGACAATGTTGATGAAACTCACGCTGCACGGGAAATTAAAAACCAGGAAATTTTGGACGTGGACACG CAAGTAGCAATGGATGAAAAACAAGATCTACAAGCGGTAACTGGAAATGACAAAAtgaatatatcagaagatacaGGTAGGAGTGTTTGTGGTGAATATCAAATTAACTCAACTGGTACAGAGGATGTCAAGTCTATCAAAGGATTACAGAACCAAGAAAGTTTGGACCAGAAAGAA CAATTAGCAAGGGAGGAAAGACTTAATTTAGGAACTACAACTGAAAATAACAGAATGAATATCTTAGAAGATGCAGACGTTCTTGTCTGTGGGCAATATCAAAATGGTCCAACTCATACCAAGGTCAAGCCTACCAAAGAAATACAAAACCAAGAACTTTTGAATGACAAAGAA GACCAGGTAATGGATGGAAGAGTGGAGTGTGAAGTAACAGATGGAAGTGGAGTATCCTATGAAGAGGCCTGTAAGCTTGGTGGTGATGGAGTAAATACCTCTGGAGTTGCAGTGGATGTTAGTGATCCAGTGCTAAACAAGGAAGGCTGCAACACAGAGGAG TTGCAGGCAAGGGAGGATAAGCAGCACCATGGAGTTGGACACACAAATGAGAAGAGGATTTTGGAAGACACTAGTATGATTGATACTGGTGAATTGAAATCTGATTCAACTGTTATGGAGGTTAGCATGGCTGGGTTAAGAGAGGGAACACTCAACCAGTGTGCTGCAAGTTTGGAGAAG GAAGAGGCAGTGCAGGAGAAGCATGATCAGGGAGTGGTAGATGAAAACACAAACGGAGGTTCAGCTGACATTGATGCACTTGAATGTGAAGGAGTGAATCCTGATGTGGCCATGAAAATGTTTCATGAAACTATTCTTACAACAGAAGCTGTCAATGTAGCTGGGTCCAAAATTTCATCTGAGAACAGGCAAAAGGAAGCAACCTTTGAAGAACCCTCTATAACAGAAGTTGAAGGTTCTGAATCAAATGAATCTGCAAGAAAGGAGCCTGAAGGAGCTCTTCCACAAGAGCCTGGAAACCTGGTAAAAATTAAGCAGGAAAGTTTGGAGAATGGAACTGAGATGTCCATTTTTAGTGAGAATGACAAAGCTTCTGAAAAACATCAGACCTCAGCAGAGTTTATAATTGCTCCTTCAAGTATGGATGAACAGGGTGATAATGATATTGGATGGCCTGATGAATCAGCAAAAGGCTGCGAAAAGTTAACTTCTGATTCAATAAACACAGTTCGCTCCATCAAATTTGGCAAGCCAAGTAGTGAAGAGGTTAAGAGAACACAGAGCACCAGGTCTATGTATCTAAAAGATATCAAGGAATCATTGGGTAGAATTCGTGCTGAACCATCAAACAGGGTACATACAACCAGTGTTGGGTATCACTCTCGGCACACAGTTCAGGATCCAATTTCATCTTGCAAGGAGATCAAAGTGCCTTTGCGAGACAGTGCACGGGATTTTGGAAGGGACCGTGCACTAGAGTTAGTGGCTACAAGTCCACAAGAAGAGACTCCTCGATGGAGGCAAGAACAATATGCACTTCAAATTTTAGAAGATGTTCAAAATTCTCGACTTGCTGAGAAATCTAGGATGGAAATGGAGGTGAGAGTACTAAAGGCGCAAATTAGTAGCATGGAGAGACAAGTGATGAACTTGGATCACATCTCTGATGTAAAGTCCAGATCTAGTTTGAACCAACAAATGCTACATTTGCACAAACCATCCTTCTAA